A window from Clostridia bacterium encodes these proteins:
- the flgM gene encoding flagellar biosynthesis anti-sigma factor FlgM: protein MTELQRADRRDDRSPQVGASAQDGVSFSRDAKEVRRWLDRLVAMPDVDPARVAELKQRVSEGTYAPDAYAIADQILARSLADRLAGGRV, encoded by the coding sequence TTGACCGAACTGCAAAGAGCCGACCGCCGCGACGACCGTTCGCCCCAAGTCGGTGCCTCGGCTCAGGACGGCGTTTCGTTCAGCCGGGACGCGAAGGAGGTCCGCCGGTGGCTGGACCGCCTGGTGGCCATGCCGGACGTGGACCCGGCGCGGGTTGCCGAGCTGAAACAGCGCGTGTCGGAAGGCACGTACGCGCCGGACGCGTACGCCATCGCGGACCAGATCCTCGCTCGCTCGCTGGCCGATCGTCTGGCTGGCGGTCGCGTATGA